Sequence from the Nocardia brasiliensis genome:
CGGAGCAGTTCGAGGTTGTCGTGGGATTCACCCGCGCCCGAGACGAGCAGGTTGAGTTGCTGGTTGAGGTCGGCGGCTTTGTTGGCGCCGATGATCAGCGCGGCGGCCATGCCGACACCGACGACGGCGGTCGTCTTGGCTGCTGCGGCGCTGAACCTGCCCGCAGCCGCCGCGGCGGCGGTGTTGGCTTCGGCTTGGCGGCGGGCGGCTTCGTCGACGCCTCGGGTGGCGGTGACCACGGCGGCGTTGCCCGCGGTGAGTTCGCGCTGGGCCGCGGCGAGGTTGCGGGTGGCGCGTTCCTGCGCGGCCAGGGAGCTGAGGTAGGACGCGGAGGTCGCGCCGTTGCGGGCGAGGATCTCGGTGCTGCGGGCGCGTGCGGCCTCGAGGCGGCGTTCGGCGACCGCGACGCGGTCCAGGGCGGCTACCTGGCGTTCGGAGGCGCGATCCATCACCGCGTTCGCGGCGCGCATCTGTGTTTCCATCCGTGCCACGTAGCGGTCGAGCTGCGTGGTCGCTGGGGCGAAGACGTTCTGCCCGGCGAAGGCGCGGGCCATCTCGTCGGATGCTCGTGATGCGCGCCGCGAGGCGTTGCCGAACAGTTTATCGACCACGGCCATGTCCAGGCGCGGGATGATGTCCATCCAGACGCCGCCGTATCCGGCCATTGTTCACCGCCTTTACGCGCTCGGCGGTGGGGTCGCTGTTCGGCCGAGTTTGTCCTCGGTCTCGAAAGTGACTGTCCGCGTGGGTGGTTGGTACTCGCCACGCATCTGGGCGAGCATCATTTCGCGCAGGTCCAGGTACTGCTGCCGTTCGGCTGCCTTTGCTGCGAGCTGTGCTGGCGAGAGGATCAGAGCGGGCCTCATGTCTCCGCCGTGCGCGGAGGCGAAATCAGCTCGGTAGCAGAGGAACTCGTTGATCAGGCGTGTGGTCAGGTAGCGTTCCTGGGTCCAGTCACCTTCGCGGGCACCGGTTTTCGTCGCTGACTCGTCTGGAAGATGGGCGATGTAGGCGAAGACTTCCTGGGAGCTGAGCTGGCCGTGCCACCAGTCGCGGATGCGGATTCCGTGGTAGCGCGAGAGGTCCGACTGGACCTCGAGCGGCCATTGTTTGAGGACTTCGACGACTTCTAGCGTTTTGGGCTGGCCGCCTGCACCTCGGCGGCCAGTGCCTGCCATGCCAGCGCGACGTGGGCGGATTTGCCGCCGTGGGCGAGCAGTCGGGCGTGGTCCTCGGGGCCGAGTACCGCCCGCGCGAGGCGCACGGTGTGCGAGTCGGCCGGTTCGCCGTCGATGGTCGCCGGGGTCGCCGGGACGGTGATGGTCTTGCCGGTTTCGGGGTCGACGAGGTCTTCCTGGTCGAGGTCCAGACCGGCCTGCACTCGCTCGATCTCCTCCATCCGCTCGTCGGCGACCAGCAGCGGGTGCGGGATGTTGAGCTCGCCGCCGTCGCCGTCGAGGATCAGGGTGTAGCCGGGCAGCTGGCCCAGCGCGTCGAGGGCCTGCCCTTCGAACTCGGCGATGGAGAGTTTCTTCGCGGTCAGCGGCGCCTTGGGCTGACGGACGGCAGAGACAGGAGTCTTGCGGATATTGCGTGTTGCCATGGAAAGTCCTTCGGCTGTCGTGGATCTCGGCTGTTGGGGGGTGCCCGGTAGTGCGGCCAGCCGAGGAACCGCACTACCGGGTCGAGATGGGGTCAGGCGAGCACGGTGATCGAGTTGCTCGCCGTCGAGGGCACCGACTGTGACCCGTTCGCGCCGGTCGCCTGAACGGTGAAGGTCGACGCGTCACCGACGGTCAGGCCCGTGACGGTCAGCACGACCGCCGACGGTGAAGTGGAGTTCACGGTCACGTTGGCGGGCGGGACGGGTGTGGTCACTCCGGCGACGATCTTGTTGGCGCGATAGAGGAACGGGCCGTTGGGTGAGGTCGGCGGCGCGAAGGTCAGCGTCGCTTTCGCCCCGGCGACCGCGACGGCAACGGGGGTGCCCGGTGCGGTCGTGGTGCCGCCGGACGCGCGCCAGGCCGGTCCTTCCCGGAATCGGCGCACCGAGAACCCGGAGTACGGGTCGGGGTAGGAGCCGAAGGTCAGCGGCGTCAGGATCTCGGTCTTTGCCTGCCAGTCGACCTTGTCGGGCTTGATCATCAGTGATCGCGGGAACAGCACACCGAAGTACTCGTTGTGGCCGGAGCTGCCGTCGACGCCGAGGGCGAGCACCTGCCGGTACACCATCTGCGGGACCTTGGGCTTGGTGACGGTGTAGCCGATGGCGCCCATCGCCGGGAGCCCTTGCAGTGGCAGGTTTTCGCGCAGCGCGTCGACGACCGGGGATGCTTCGGCGCACTGGATGCTGCATTCCTCGGCGTCCTGGGTGACGTCGGTGCGCTGGGCCTGGCGGCTCTGCCAGACCATCGTGTCCACCGTCTGGAACTGCGGTGCGAAACTCACGCCCTGCTCGCTGAGCAGGCCGACGTCACGCCAGCCGTCGGTGGTCAGCAGGGTCGGCGAGAGGTTGCCGGTTTCGGGATCGAAGGGCGAGTAGGCGGCGACGGCAGTGGCGGCATCGCCGTAGTCGCGGACCAGGAACGAGCCGTAGAGGGCTTTGGTGATTCGAGTGGCATTACCGCCGAAGAAGGCGTCCCACAAGACGAATCCGGACATGGGGATCTCCTCAAAGAGGTTGGGAAGTAAGGCGAGTCGCGAGTTCGTAGCGGGCGACGTAGCGTTGGAGGTTCTCGTCCTGGTAGTCCAGGAATGCCGGGCCGAGCAAGGTGGCGCGGTGGTCGATGCTGGCCGGTCCCTTGTCGGTGGCCACGACCGCGCGTGGGCTGAGCGCCAGCATCCGGGCGTGCATCCGGCGGGCCGCCACGCGAGCGCTGTTGCGGTTGGCGGCGAATACCTCGATTTGCACTGTGCCCCAGTCAGTTACGCCGTCATCGGAGCCGGTGATGCGGCTCACGAGGTGGAACGGCAGTGGCGGGGTGTTGGGCATCTCGGCGCGCACGTAGCCCAGTGGCGCCAGGTAGGCGATGACGAATGTCTCTGTGTCGATGTACATTTCGCCTCAGATGCCGTGACGCTTGTATTTGGCTTGGCGCAGCAGTTCCTCGCGGGCGTCGGCCATGGGGTGGCGTGCGGCCATCTTGACGGTCCCGAATTCCAGCCAGTGGGCCTTGTAGTCGGTGGTGTAGACGCGGACCTTCATGCGGGTCGGGTTGCGCATGATCTTGTAGCGGATCGAGTCCCGGTAGGAGCCGGGCCGGTCGACGTAGCCGCCGCGCGTGATGTGCGTGCGGTTGCCGACCGGCGCGAGCGCCTTCCAGATCGCCACCGCTTCTTGTCCGGCTCGGGTGAGTTCGGCGTGGATGTAGCTGGAGTTCTTGAGGAAATCGGCGAACGCGTTGGCATCGACCCTGTAGCGAGACGGCACAGCATCACCCCCTCGAGCGCCGTAGGTGGAATCGGACATGGTCGACCGCGCCGTCTTCGCCGGTCCACGGGGTCGGGTCGCCGTGCACGGCGTATCGCTCGCCGAGGTAGCCGATTTCATCGATTGCCTTGAGCGCCAGTATCAATGGGGTCGGCGGTGCGTAGACGACCCACACGGTTCGAGTGAAGTCGGTGTCGGCGATGACCTCGGTGGAGTACTTCGGCTGCACACTGCATCCCGGTTGCGCGGTGGTGCGCTCGTCGGCGGCCGGTATCCCCAGTGGGTCGGCGGTGACACCTTCGCCGCGCTGGATGACCAGTATTGTCTGATCACCCAGGGGCTCGGCGATCACGAGACCTCTTGTGCGGCATAGCGATCCAATATGGTCTTGTCCGAGTCGCGGATCGGCTCGGCCGACTGCCAGTAGGCGGTTTCGACGTCGCCGACCTTGCGGCGCTGCACCCACCGTGGGTTGGCGGAGATCTGCGCGGCCAGCCGCGTCACGACGCCTTGGATGTCTTCGGGAATCACTTCGAAGCCGTGGCTGTAGATGATCTTCAGCCCGCCGGGCACCCAGGGCCAGCTCGGCTCGGGTACCCGCAGGCGCCCGGTTTCGGCGGTGGCGTTGTAGAGCAGCCCTCGTGGAATCCAGCGGTAGGTCAGCGGTTGCCAGTCCCAGACGCCGGTCGGGCCGGGCATCCAGCCCAGTGCCGAGGTGACCGCGGTGACAGGGGTTTGCGGCAGCTGGACCGTGCCGTCGGGGCGTGGATCGAGGATCTTTGTGTCGTTGGCGACGTGGTGAAACGCGATGCCGCAGTAGCCCCGGACGATGTCGCTGGCGTATTCCCACGGGTCGAGGCTGGGCTTCCCTGTCACCAGCGCGTTCACGTCGTTTCGACCTCCCCGGCGCTGGGTTCGGCCTTGGCGGTGGCGGGTGCCTTGATCAGCTTGGCTTGTGCCTTCTTGGGCGCGGGCTTGCGCTCGGGTTTGTCTTCGTCCTCGTCGTGGGTGCCGAAAATGGCGGTCATCGGTCCGATCAGCTGACGGTGGTAGTCGTCGACATACTCAGTTGCCATGTCGCCAGCTCCTTACGAGCCGTTGGCGAGCTGGATCAGCTCGAACCCCGACGGGCGGTAGACCGCCAGGCCGGTGCGCATCTGGGCGCGTACAGTGACCAGTCCGTGGTCGAAGTCGTTGCCGTTCGAGTTCGACATCTCTACCGAAATGCCCTGTCGGCGAAACGCTTCCAGGACATCCCTGGTGAAGGTGCCGACCAGCACGGTGCCCGGCGGGATCGCCGGAGTGACCACGACCGGCTTGTTCCACAGGCCCTCGCCGGTACCGGCTCCGTTGCCGTAGTTGGTGCCGAAGAACGAGCCGCCGAAGTACTGGCCTGCGCTGTCCTTGGCCAGGCGGATCACTTGCCAGTCCAGGGGATTCATCACGACTGCGGTCGGCGCGACGTGCGCGTTGAGCCAGATGTCGGTCATCGCCTGGAAGACGGCTTCGGCGATGGCAACGGCGGTCGGGTAGGCACCGGCGGCGGCGCCGACGACCTTGCGGCCGTAGGTCAGTGACGGCAGCACCGACGGGACGGTGGCCGCGCCGGGCACGCCGGTCGGCGGAAAGGACACGTTGGTGACCGGGGCGATGGTCTGGGGCTTGGTGAAGCCGGTGCTGCGGTTGAGCAGGCCGTTGACGCCGCCGTTGCCCTTACCGGCCAGCAGTGCGGCCTCTTCCTTGCGCTGCACCCCGAGCACCAGGCGGCCCTGGGCGAAGTTCTGGAACATCGCCGAGTCGGCGATGGTCTCATCGGTGAGCTTCTCGGCATTGGCGATCTTGCCGAGCTGCTCGTAGACCCGATCGAGCTTGGTCGAGCTGTAGGGGTACTGACCGGCCTCGGGTACCTCGTCGGCGTTGTTGGTGAACGCGCTTTCCACGACGTAGGACAGGTTGTTGGTGCTGATCGCGCTGCCAGGGATCAGGTCGGCGATGGTCAGCGCGTAGAAGCGCTGCTCGACGATGCCGCCCAGCCAGGTCGGCTGCAAGATTGCTGCCGCAGCGCCGGTCGGGAAGAACGGATTCTGGCCGAGCGGGGTCGGGCCGACCGTGCCCATG
This genomic interval carries:
- a CDS encoding HK97 gp10 family phage protein, with the translated sequence MPSRYRVDANAFADFLKNSSYIHAELTRAGQEAVAIWKALAPVGNRTHITRGGYVDRPGSYRDSIRYKIMRNPTRMKVRVYTTDYKAHWLEFGTVKMAARHPMADAREELLRQAKYKRHGI
- a CDS encoding phage major capsid protein, giving the protein MANTATLKARGNQLREDFKTITENTELTGAQRTEKLKSLEADVKTYETDLANSELASQLSAKLGRGEAGSGDTPDPAPTMTQRTLAALIMRHPDFVDASAAVDPDAKRAFSKAFEIDLKDASVAQNQMGESIMGTVGPTPLGQNPFFPTGAAAAILQPTWLGGIVEQRFYALTIADLIPGSAISTNNLSYVVESAFTNNADEVPEAGQYPYSSTKLDRVYEQLGKIANAEKLTDETIADSAMFQNFAQGRLVLGVQRKEEAALLAGKGNGGVNGLLNRSTGFTKPQTIAPVTNVSFPPTGVPGAATVPSVLPSLTYGRKVVGAAAGAYPTAVAIAEAVFQAMTDIWLNAHVAPTAVVMNPLDWQVIRLAKDSAGQYFGGSFFGTNYGNGAGTGEGLWNKPVVVTPAIPPGTVLVGTFTRDVLEAFRRQGISVEMSNSNGNDFDHGLVTVRAQMRTGLAVYRPSGFELIQLANGS